Proteins co-encoded in one Melitaea cinxia chromosome 13, ilMelCinx1.1, whole genome shotgun sequence genomic window:
- the LOC123659112 gene encoding Krueppel-like factor 6, producing MYRENSGMSSEGLGEMLMFEYSPAESLINFELPSNLNPDINDWQLNDLDFHCDTFVHGLNDFNRDSSTFEDSSNILFDFDDLDKNIDLDDYLLEALTSDKSNDVMQSSRNTTDGDSDSALGRLSVLGIDLESTCVQDIQYSPNKSEKTCEKVRCFTTETKVRTWGEPTFCPEVGAFRCPVKECSKLYAKASHVRAHLRRHSGEKPYRCTWGSCSWRFARSDELARHRRSHSGDKPYRCSECGKRFARSDHLAKHGRVHARRAAAAIAAAKRASTQSYRNRRLM from the coding sequence ATGTATCGCGAAAATAGCGGTATGTCGAGCGAGGGATTAGGGGAGATGCTAATGTTCGAGTATTCACCGGCAGAGAGTCTTATTAATTTCGAATTACCGTCGAACTTGAATCCTGACATCAACGATTGGCAACTTAACGATTTAGATTTTCATTGCGATACGTTCGTTCACGGTTTGAATGACTTTAATAGAGACAGTTCCACTTTTGAAGATAGCTCAAATATACTTTTCGATTTCGACGATTTAGACAAGAATATAGATTTAGACGATTATCTTCTTGAAGCATTGACAAGTGACAAATCCAATGATGTGATGCAATCAAGCCGAAATACTACAGATGGCGACAGTGACTCTGCTCTAGGAAGGCTATCTGTTCTCGGGATCGACTTGGAATCAACTTGTGTGCAAGATATTCAGTACTCTCCCAATAAATCAGAAAAAACGTGCGAAAAAGTGCGATGTTTTACAACAGAAACGAAAGTGCGAACGTGGGGAGAGCCAACATTCTGTCCAGAAGTCGGTGCGTTCCGGTGTCCGGTGAAAGAATGCAGTAAATTATATGCCAAAGCGTCGCATGTTCGCGCGCATTTACGTCGGCACAGTGGTGAGAAGCCTTATCGGTGTACGTGGGGGAGCTGCAGTTGGCGTTTTGCTCGATCGGATGAGCTAGCGCGCCACCGCCGAAGCCATTCAGGAGACAAACCTTACCGGTGCAGCGAATGTGGCAAGAGGTTCGCGCGCTCGGACCATCTTGCAAAACATGGACGAGTCCACGCTCGCCGCGCGGCCGCCGCCATCGCCGCTGCCAAACGAGCGTCTACCCAATCATACAGAAATAGAAGACTGATGTGA